TGGTGCACCGTCGTCAGCGGCGGCGTGGACATGAGACCGAAGCTGTCGTCGTCGTACCCGACCACCGCGATGTCGCCCGGGATGCTGAGACCGGCTTCGTGGATCGCCGAGTACGCCCCCGCCGCCATCTGGTCGTTCGCGGCGAACAGCCCGTCGATGGGGCGACCGTCCGCCAGCAGCCGGCGCATCGCCTCGAGGCCGGACGCGGGCGAGAAGTCGCCGTAGGCGATCCGGGTGGCGTCGAGCCCTGCCGCATCCATCGCGCGCTTCCAGCCCGCATAGCGGTCGACGCCCGCTGGCATGTCCTGCGGCCCGGTGATCAGCGCGATCTCGCGGCGCCCGCGGTCGATGAGGTGCCGGGTCGCGACCTCGGAGCCGGCGACGTTGTCCACATCCACGTAGTACGACAGGTGCTCGGTCTCGCTGACCGGGCGGCCGCCGAACACCAGCGGGAGGGAGGTGCCCAGCTGAGCGTACGAGTGGTCGCCCGAGTGGTGCGAGACCACGAGCGCGCCGTCGACGTTGCCTCCCATCAGGTACCGCCGGGTCTTGTCGGGGTTCGTCTCCGACGAGATGACCATGTTCAGCGTGTACTCGGTGTCCGCGAGACTGAGCGCGACGCCCTGGACGATGGATGCGAAGAACGGGTCCGCGAACACCTTCGCCGTCGACTCGGGCACGACCAGCGCGATCACCTGCGTGCGCCGGGATGCGAGCGAGCGAGCGGCCCGATTGGGAACGTAGTTGAGGTCCGCGATCGCCCGCTCGACCACGGCGACGACCTCGGCGGTGACCTTGGGCGACCCGTTGACCACCCGGGAGACGGTCGCGCGGGAGACGCCGGCCCGCGCGGCGACTGCTTCCAGAGTGGGCACCGCTCCGCCCGTCAGCTGCTCCGTCGTCATGAGGTCTCCTCGTCGCCTACGCCCATGCTAGACGTGGGACGCGGCGGCCTCTTCCACAGCCTCACCGGCCCGCGCCGCGGCGATCACCTGAGCGAACGCGAGGCCGGAGTCCTTCACGGTCCGCTCCTGCGTCTCGTAGTCGACGCGCACGATCCCGAACCGCTTCGCGTAGCCCCACGCCCACTCGAAGTTGTCGAGCAGCGACCAGACGAAGTACCCGCGCACGTCGGCGCCCTCGTCGATCGCACGGCCGACCGCGTCGATGTGGGCGAGGATGTACGCCTCGCGCTCGCGGTCGTGCACCGCGCCGTCCTCCGCCACGACGTCGTCGTAGGAGGCGCCGTTCTCGGTGATGTACAGCGGGGGCAGTGTCGGGTACTCGCGGGTGAGCCGCACCAGCAGCTGACGCAGCCCGTCCGGGTTCACCTCCCAGCCCATCGCCGTCGT
This region of Leifsonia sp. fls2-241-R2A-40a genomic DNA includes:
- a CDS encoding LacI family DNA-binding transcriptional regulator; the encoded protein is MTTEQLTGGAVPTLEAVAARAGVSRATVSRVVNGSPKVTAEVVAVVERAIADLNYVPNRAARSLASRRTQVIALVVPESTAKVFADPFFASIVQGVALSLADTEYTLNMVISSETNPDKTRRYLMGGNVDGALVVSHHSGDHSYAQLGTSLPLVFGGRPVSETEHLSYYVDVDNVAGSEVATRHLIDRGRREIALITGPQDMPAGVDRYAGWKRAMDAAGLDATRIAYGDFSPASGLEAMRRLLADGRPIDGLFAANDQMAAGAYSAIHEAGLSIPGDIAVVGYDDDSFGLMSTPPLTTVHQPSIGLGEAMARVLVRRLAGENVDRVTLLPTELVVRQSS